One Dioscorea cayenensis subsp. rotundata cultivar TDr96_F1 chromosome 15, TDr96_F1_v2_PseudoChromosome.rev07_lg8_w22 25.fasta, whole genome shotgun sequence genomic region harbors:
- the LOC120277426 gene encoding LOW QUALITY PROTEIN: premnaspirodiene oxygenase-like (The sequence of the model RefSeq protein was modified relative to this genomic sequence to represent the inferred CDS: inserted 1 base in 1 codon; deleted 1 base in 1 codon) produces the protein MLTYLYMEFVFQALFSLLILLILLFKLTRSGFKAKEPKSRLPPGPWELPIIGSLHHLIIASSLSSLPHRIFRDLAKKHGPFMHMKLGHVSTVIVSSPQVAEEFMKAHDLNFCSRPKIIATRILAYGHQDMIFASYYGEFWRQLRRICILELFSPRKVQSFQSIRQEEALNLISTIKTRMSSVVNLSELLFSLGNDIIARTVMGTKCKDQAGLLDALDETVEASAAINLADFYPSSRLLNLFCWTRFKLEFCLRKTDRIFQGILQEHRERRMAGKQSRTRDDFVDVLLRIQEDGTLPFTLTDECNKSVIFDMFAAGSETSANTLEWAMTELMRNPLVMKKAQAGVREVLRQRKDITEEEEEGILTEMKYLKMVIKETLRMHPXSPLLLPRECQETCEVLGYKIPAKARVLVNVWAMGRDPKYWDEAEEFKPERFDGNPVDFKGANFEFLPFGAGRRMCPGINFGLATVELVLSLLLYNFDWKLPPGIKPCNLDMTETLGITSKRRTDLFLLCALPHT, from the exons atgttaacatATTTATACATGGAATTTGTATTCCAAGCTCTTTTTAGTCTGCtgatcctcctcatcctcctcttcaaGCTGACAAGAAGTGGATTCAAAGCCAAAGAGCCAAAAAGCAGGCTTCCTCCAGGACCATGGGAACTCCCCATCATAGGAAGCCTTCACCACTTGATCATAGCCTCCTCATTATCATCACTCCCTCACCGTATTTTTAGAGACTTAGCCAAAAAGCATGGGCCATTCATGCACATGAAGCTCGGCCATGTCTCCACAGTCATAGTCTCTTCTCCTCAAGTGGCCGAGGAGTTCATGAAGGCACATGATCTCAACTTCTGTTCCAGGCCTAAGATAATTGCTACCAGGATCTTAGCTTATGGTCATCAGGACATGATCTTTGCTTCCTAT TATGGTGAGTTCTGGAGACAACTCAGAAGGATTTGCATCTTGGAGCTGTTTAGTCCTAGGAAAGTCCAGTCATTTCAATCCATCAGGCAAGAAGAAGCTCTCAATCTCATCAGCACCATCAAAACAAGGATGTCCTCAGTGGTGAACCTCAGTGAGCTGTTGTTCTCTCTGGGCAATGACATAATAGCCAGAACTGTTATGGGAACAAAGTGCAAAGATCAAGCTGGTTTGTTGGATGCATTGGATGAAACTGTTGAAGCATCAGCAGCTATTAATCTGGCTGATTTTTATCCATCTTCACGCTTGCTGAACTTGTTCTGCTGGACCAGATTCAAGCTTGAATTTTGCTTGCGAAAAACTGATAGGATATTCCAAGGCATCCTACAAGAGCACAGAGAGAGAAGGATGGCTGGGAAACAGAGTAGGACAAgggatgattttgttgatgttcTTTTGAGGATCCAAGAAGATGGCACTCTGCCTTTCACCCTCACAGATGAATGCAACAAATCTGTCATCTTT GACATGTTTGCAGCTGGGAGCGAGACTTCAGCAAACACGCTTGAATGGGCAATGACAGAGCTGATGAGGAATCCATTGGTGATGAAGAAAGCTCAAGCAGGAGTCAGGGAGGTTCTCAGACAAAGGAAGGACATCacggaggaagaagaagaagggatatTGACAGAGATGAAGTACTTGAAGATGGTCATCAAGGAGACATTAAGGATGCATC CCAGCCCATTACTGCTCCCAAGAGAGTGTCAGGAGACATGTGAAGTACTTGGGTACAAGATACCTGCAAAGGCAAGGGTGCTGGTGAACGTATGGGCCATGGGAAGGGACCCAAAGTACTGGGATGAAGCGGAGGAATTTAAACCAGAGAGGTTTGATGGTAATCCAGTTGATTTTAAGGGAGCTAACTTTGAGTTTCTTCCCTTTGGAGCTGGTAGGAGGATGTGCCCAGGCATCAATTTTGGGCTTGCAACTGTGGAACTAGTGTTGTCTCTTCTGCTGTATAATTTTGATTGGAAGCTGCCACCCGGGATTAAGCCCTGTAATCTTGACATGACTGAGACCTTAGGAATAACTTCCAAAAGGAGGACTGACTTGTTCCTGTTATGTGCTTTGCCTCacacataa
- the LOC120278103 gene encoding premnaspirodiene oxygenase-like, whose translation MGLITIDLYFYSSLFIISIILLIKQITKSSQKSSTITSCKLPPGPWQLPIIGSLHHLLSVNGGSLPHHKLAQLAKEHGPLMYLKLGQFSTIVVSSREVAKEIFKTHDVCVSDRPSIASADAVTYGAKEVIFGRYGDNWRQLKKICVLELLSQKRVQSFKSIRENEVFNLMLTVQNHYSSSSPVNITEELYSLANNVITRAVIGDRCKNQKRFLEVVEEVVELVTGFDLADLFPSLTWLTWLAGNTRKIKKNQRELDEFLDAILRDHEDERHTETDKDLVDVLLRIKDEDGDLHSPLTREGIKAVMFDILAAGSDTSWNVMEWVMSELMKNPEVMKKVQLELREVLQGKTKVNEEDLSGLKYLKLVIKETLRMHPPLTLLLPRECREAFEIMGYHIPVGTRVLVNAWALARDPEYWDEPLVFKPERFEGSGINYNGHCFEYIPFGAGRRMCPGMAFGLATIEFALAQLLYHFDWKLPNGLQPQDLDMCESFGVTARRTSSLLLQPIPRIPCSSI comes from the exons ATGGGACTTATTACCATAGATCTTTACTTCTACTCCTCCctcttcatcatctccatcatcctGTTGATCAAACAAATCACCAAAAGTTCTCAAAAGAGTAGCACAATAACAAGTTGCAAACTGCCACCAGGACCATGGCAACTTCCCATTATAGGTAGCTTACACCACCTACTCAGTGTCAATGGTGGCTCTTTACCACACCACAAGCTCGCCCAGTTAGCAAAAGAACATGGACCACTGATGTACCTCAAACTCGGCCAATTCTCAACCATTGTTGTGTCCTCACGTGAGGTTGCCAAAGAGATATTTAAGACCCATGATGTTTGTGTTTCTGATAGGCCTTCAATTGCCTCCGCGGACGCTGTCACTTATGGTGCCAAAGAAGTCATCTTTGGACGCTACGGTGATAATTGGAGACAACTCAAGAAGATATGTGTGCTGGAGTTGTTGAGCCAGAAACGAGTCCAGTCATTCAAATCTATAAGAGAAAATGAAGTATTCAACCTCATGCTCACCGTTCAAAACCACTACTCATCCTCGTCGCCGGTGAACATCACTGAAGAACTTTATTCACTGGCAAACAACGTGATCACTAGGGCCGTGATTGGTGACCGGTGCAAGAACCAGAAGAGATTTTTGGAGGTGGTGGAGGAGGTGGTTGAGTTAGTAACTGGGTTTGATCTGGCTGACCTTTTCCCATCTTTAACATGGTTAACTTGGCTGGCTGGAAACACTCGCAAGATTAAAAAGAATCAACGAGAGTTGGACGAGTTTCTTGATGCCATCCTGCGAGACCATGAGGATGAGAGACACACAGAGACTGATAAGGATTTAGTAGATGTTCTTTTGAGAATCAAGGATGAAGATGGTGATCTTCACTCTCCCCTCACTAGAGAAGGCATCAAAGCTGTCATGTTT GACATACTTGCGGCTGGGAGTGACACATCATGGAACGTGATGGAGTGGGTGATGTCGGAGCTGATGAAGAACCCGGAGGTGATGAAGAAGGTGCAGTTAGAGTTGAGGGAGGTGCTACAAGGGAAAACAAAGGTGAATGAAGAAGACTTAAGTGGTCTTAAATACTTGAAACTGGTCATCAAAGAGACTCTGAGAATGCACCCACCTTTGACACTGTTGCTTCCCAGAGAATGCAGAGAAGCGTTTGAGATTATGGGATACCATATTCCGGTAGGAACCAGGGTGTTAGTGAATGCATGGGCTCTTGCTAGAGATCCAGAGTACTGGGATGAGCCTCTTGTGTTCAAGCCTGAGAGGTTTGAAGGGAGCGGCATTAATTACAATGGGCATTGTTTTGAGTACATACCATTTGGGGCTGGGAGGAGGATGTGTCCTGGGATGGCGTTTGGGTTGGCTACCATAGAGTTTGCATTGGCTCAGTTGCTCTACCACTTTGATTGGAAGCTTCCCAATGGATTGCAGCCTCAGGACCTGGACATGTGCGAGTCCTTTGGAGTGACTGCTCGTAGGACGTCCAGTCTACTCTTGCAGCCCATTCCACGTATACCCTGTTCATCAATCTAA
- the LOC120276976 gene encoding premnaspirodiene oxygenase-like: protein MEVMLFYLLLFSFSLLFLILFNLRSRINKNKYYSGGARLPPGPWRLPIVGSMHHLIGSLPHRRLTELAKRHGPLMYLKLGEVSTIVVSSREVASEMMKTHDLCFSDRPISPSVEILSYSGKDLVFSRYGEYWRQLRKLSVVELLSQKRVQSFRSIREEEVYKLIQSIHSHSSSSLVNISEKLYLLTNDVTTRAMIGNRCKDQKIFLNTLDEAIEASAGFNLADLYPSLNWLTSITGMTRRLKRNQCKLHELFLSIVRDHMENKKEDEEEDLLDVLLRIRDDGSLDIPISIDGIKGVIFNLFGAGSETSSNTMEWTMSELMKNPEVMNKVQAEVREHLKGKTKVTEEDISGLQYLKLVIKETLRMHAPVPLLIPRECRENCELMGYQVPAGTNVLVNAWSIGRNPEYWDEPLVFKPERFEGSSISFNGSCFEFIPFGAGRRMCPGISFGVANMELALALLLYHFDWKLPSGVEPQDLDMTECFGITARRKSHLLLWAIPRIPCPSTN, encoded by the exons ATGGAAGTGATGTTGTTCTATTTACTTCTCTTCAGCTTCTCACTCTTGTTCCTGATCTTATTCAATCTCAGGAGCAGGATTAATAAGAACAAGTACTACTCAGGAGGAGCTAGACTACCACCAGGGCCATGGCGACTGCCCATCGTCGGAAGCATGCACCACCTCATTGGTTCACTGCCACACCGGCGGCTGACTGAGCTGGCCAAAAGACATGGGCCGCTGATGTACCTCAAGCTCGGCGAGGTCTCCACCATCGTCGTTTCCTCCCGTGAGGTTGCCAGCGAGATGATGAAGACGCATGACCTCTGCTTCTCTGACAGACCCATTTCACCCTCCGTGGAGATACTCTCTTACAGTGGCAAAGATCTCGTCTTTTCTCGCTACGGTGAGTACTGGCGGCAACTCCGGAAGCTATCCGTGGTGGAGCTGTTGAGCCAGAAACGAGTTCAGTCTTTCAGGTCCATCAGAGAAGAAGAGGTGTACAAGCTAATACAATCCATTCACTCACATAGTTCTTCATCTTTGGTGAACATCTCAGAGAAGCTCTACTTGTTAACCAACGATGTGACGACGAGGGCAATGATTGGTAACCGGTGCAAGGACCagaagatatttttaaatacgtTGGACGAAGCGATAGAAGCCTCAGCCGGGTTTAATCTGGCTGATTTGTATCCATCTTTGAATTGGCTGACTAGCATCACTGGCATGACTCGCAGGctgaaaagaaatcaatgcaaGCTCCATGAGCTTTTTCTGAGCATCGTCCGTGATcacatggagaacaagaaggaggatgaggaggaggattTACTTGATGTTCTTCTGAGGATCAGGGATGATGGCAGTCTTGATATACCAATCAGCATAGACGGCATTAAAGGAGTTATCTTT AACTTGTTCGGAGCAGGGTCTGAAACATCATCGAACACCATGGAATGGACCATGTCAGAGCTGATGAAAAACCCGGAGGTGATGAACAAGGTGCAGGCTGAGGTGCGTGAGCATCTCAAAGGGAAAACTAAAGTGACAGAAGAGGACATAAGTGGTCTGCAGTACTTGAAACTAGTGATCAAAGAGACACTGAGAATGCATGCTCCAGTGCCGTTACTGATTCCCAGAGAATGCAGAGAGAACTGTGAGCTCATGGGTTACCAAGTGCCTGCCGGAACGAATGTGTTGGTGAACGCTTGGTCAATTGGTAGAAATCCAGAGTACTGGGATGAACCACTTGTGTTCAAGCCTGAGAGGTTTGAAGGTAGTTCTATTAGTTTCAATGGGTCTTGTTTTGAGTTCATACCTTTTGGTGCTGGGAGGAGGATGTGTCCTGGAATTTCCTTTGGGGTGGCCAACATGGAGTTGGCACTGGCATTGCTTCTCTATCACTTTGATTGGAAGCTTCCCAGTGGAGTTGAGCCTCAAGATTTGGATATGACTGAATGTTTTGGTATCACTGCCCGGAGGAAATCCCACCTCTTGCTGTGGGCCATTCCTCGTATTCCTTGTCCATCAACCAATTAA
- the LOC120277496 gene encoding probable methionine--tRNA ligase isoform X2, producing the protein MAGALMEDAPKLPVPGRRNILITSALPYVNNVPHLGNIIGCVLSADVFARFCRLRGYNVIYICGTDEYGTATETKALEEKCSPKEICDKYHSIHNEVYKWFHISFDMFGRTSTPQHTEICQAIFQRLLVNDCLSENTMQQRFLADRLVEGKCPTLGCNYESARGDQCEKCGKLLNPTELVDPKCKVCGSTPHFRDTKHLFLELSLLRERLEEYICTMSDAGFCSQNAIQATRAWLKEGLKARCITRDLKWGVPVPQEKFKDKVFYVWFDAPIGYISITSCYTPQWEKWWKDPENVELYQFMGKDNVPFHTVMFPSTLLGTGEKWTMVKTISATEYLNYESGKFSKSKGIGIFGNDVKDTNIPAEVWRYYLLTNRPEVSDTLFTWTDLQSKLNNELLNNLGNFTNRVLTFIAKPTGLGYNSIIPDASDPESHLLTKPFAVKVSKFVEQYVEAMEKVKLKLGLKIAMSLSDEGNAYLQESEFWKLFKTDLVSCSIVMRTSVGVVYLLASIMEPFMPSFSTEILKQLNLEPGSYLSFNAVEGNVDWARPWDFLPSGHRIGKPEPLFRELKDEVVEYLREKFAGRQAARGDTDGNDIIDQLKSTRVSGNEEKQQETPAHNNDTKPKAHDTDMFISRLDFRVGIIKKVWEHPNADSLYVEEIDVGEESSRTAVSGLVNHVPMEQMQDRKVCVLCNLKPVNKRGIKSHAMVLAAFNYDHSKVELVDPPALAVVGERVTFPGFSGKPDTVINPKSKLWEKVQTYLHTNSDLVACYNTVPFTTSAGVCKVSSILNGDIM; encoded by the exons ATGGCCGGAGCGCTAATGGAGGACGCGCCCAAGCTGCCAGTCCCTGGGCGGAGGAACATCCTCATCACCAGCGCTCTCCCCTACGTCAACAACGTCCCCCATCTCGGCAACATCATCGGAT GTGTCCTCAGCGCGGACGTCTTCGCCCGCTTCTGCCGTCTCCGAGGTTACAATGTTATATACATATGTGGCACCGACGAGTATGGTACCGCCACAGAGACCAAGGCCCTCGAGGAGAAGTGCTCTCCTAAAGAGATTTGTGACAA ATATCATTCAATACACAATGAGGTCTACAAATGGTTTCACATAAGTTTTGATATGTTTGGCCGCACATCCACTCCACAACATACTGAGATATGCCAGGCTATCTTTCAGAGACTATTGGTTAATGATTGCCTCTCTGAGAACACTATGCAACAG CGCTTCTTAGCTGACCGGCTTGTGGAAGGCAAGTGCCCCACACTGGGCTGCAACTATGAGTCTGCTCGTGGTGATCAATGTGAAAAATGTGGAAAGCTGTTGAACCCCACAGAATTAGTAGATCCTAAGTGCAAG GTGTGTGGCAGCACTCCACATTTTCGTGACACAAAGCATCTGTTCTTGGAGCTTTCTTTGCTGAGGGAGAGGCTAGAAGAATACATATGTACCATGTCTGATGCTGGATTTTGTAGTCAAAATGCAATTCAAGCTACGCGTGCGTGGCTCAAGGAAGGTTTGAAAGCTCGTTGTATAACGAGGGATCTTAAGTGGGGTGTTCCTGTGCCTCAAGAGAAGTTCAAGGACAAG GTCTTCTATGTGTGGTTTGATGCCCCCATTGGCTATATATCCATTACATCATGTTACACACCTCAATGGGAGAAATGGTGGAAAGATCCTGAAAACGTTGAGTTGTATCAGTTCATGGGCAAGGACAATGTACCATTCCACACA GTTATGTTTCCGTCAACCCTTCTTGGAACTGGTGAAAAGTGGACGATGGTGAAGACAATAAGTGCTACAGAGTATCTGAACTATGAATCAG GGAAGTTTTCCAAAAGTAAAGGCATTGGAATATTTGGCAATGATGTGAAGGATACTAACATACCTGCTGAAGTATGGAGGTACTACTTGCTTACCAATAGACCTGAG GTATCGGACACTTTGTTCACGTGGACAGACTTGCAGTCTAAACTAAACAATGAGTTGTTAAATAACTTGGGGAATTTTACCAATCGTGTGTTGACTTTCATTGCCAAACCAACAG GATTGGGATATAATTCCATCATTCCTGATGCATCAGATCCAGAATCACATTTGCTAACAAAACCTTTTGCTGTGAAAGTCAGTAAATTTGTCGAACAATATGTTGAGGCCATGGAAAAG GTTAAACTAAAATTAGGCCTCAAAATTGCTATGAGCCTTTCTGATGAAGGAAATGCATACTTGCAA GAAAGTGAATTCTGGAAGCTTTTCAAGACAGATTTAGTTTCATGCTCGATAGTGATGAGGACCTCAGTTGGAGTAGTTTATCTTCTAGCATCTATTATGGAACCTTTTATGCCATCTTTTTCTACTGAA ATTTTGAAGCAACTCAATTTAGAGCCTGGAAGTTATCTCTCTTTCAATGCTGTGGAAGGCAATGTTGACTGGGCAAGACCTTGGGATTTTTTACCTTCTGGTCACAGAATCGGGAAACCTGAGCCCCTGTTTAGGGAGCTG AAAGATGAAGTTGTGGAATATCTGAGGGAGAAATTTGCCGGAAGGCAAGCTGCTAGAGGTGATACTGACGGCAATGACATCATTGATCAACTTAAAAGCACAAGAGTTTCAG GAAATGAAGAGAAACAGCAGGAGACTCCTGCACACAATAATGATACAAAACCAAAAGCCCATGATACTGATATGTTCATCTCCAGACTTGATTTTCGAGTGGGTATTATTAAGAAAGTATGGGAACATCCCAATGCAGATTCTCTTTATGTGGAAGAGATTGATGTGGGTGAAGAGTCTAGTAGGACAGCAGTCAGTGGTCTCGTTAACCACGTGCCTATGGAGCAAATGCAG GATCGAAAAGTATGTGTGCTCTGTAATTTGAAGCCAGTGAACAAGCGGGGTATAAAATCACATGCGATGGTTTTGGCTGCATTCAATTATGATCACAGCAAG GTGGAATTGGTGGATCCTCCGGCGTTGGCTGTAGTTGGGGAGCGAGTGACCTTCCCAGGGTTCTCTGGCAAACCAGACACTGTAATAAATCCAAAGAGCAAGCTCTGGGAGAAGGTGCAAACATATCTGCACACGAATTCAGACCTTGTCGCTTGTTACAATACTGTTCCTTTCACAACATCCGCTGGAGTTTGCAAGGTTTCCTCAATACTAAATGGTGATATCATGTAG
- the LOC120277496 gene encoding probable methionine--tRNA ligase isoform X1: protein MAGALMEDAPKLPVPGRRNILITSALPYVNNVPHLGNIIGCVLSADVFARFCRLRGYNVIYICGTDEYGTATETKALEEKCSPKEICDKYHSIHNEVYKWFHISFDMFGRTSTPQHTEICQAIFQRLLVNDCLSENTMQQLFCEICQRFLADRLVEGKCPTLGCNYESARGDQCEKCGKLLNPTELVDPKCKVCGSTPHFRDTKHLFLELSLLRERLEEYICTMSDAGFCSQNAIQATRAWLKEGLKARCITRDLKWGVPVPQEKFKDKVFYVWFDAPIGYISITSCYTPQWEKWWKDPENVELYQFMGKDNVPFHTVMFPSTLLGTGEKWTMVKTISATEYLNYESGKFSKSKGIGIFGNDVKDTNIPAEVWRYYLLTNRPEVSDTLFTWTDLQSKLNNELLNNLGNFTNRVLTFIAKPTGLGYNSIIPDASDPESHLLTKPFAVKVSKFVEQYVEAMEKVKLKLGLKIAMSLSDEGNAYLQESEFWKLFKTDLVSCSIVMRTSVGVVYLLASIMEPFMPSFSTEILKQLNLEPGSYLSFNAVEGNVDWARPWDFLPSGHRIGKPEPLFRELKDEVVEYLREKFAGRQAARGDTDGNDIIDQLKSTRVSGNEEKQQETPAHNNDTKPKAHDTDMFISRLDFRVGIIKKVWEHPNADSLYVEEIDVGEESSRTAVSGLVNHVPMEQMQDRKVCVLCNLKPVNKRGIKSHAMVLAAFNYDHSKVELVDPPALAVVGERVTFPGFSGKPDTVINPKSKLWEKVQTYLHTNSDLVACYNTVPFTTSAGVCKVSSILNGDIM from the exons ATGGCCGGAGCGCTAATGGAGGACGCGCCCAAGCTGCCAGTCCCTGGGCGGAGGAACATCCTCATCACCAGCGCTCTCCCCTACGTCAACAACGTCCCCCATCTCGGCAACATCATCGGAT GTGTCCTCAGCGCGGACGTCTTCGCCCGCTTCTGCCGTCTCCGAGGTTACAATGTTATATACATATGTGGCACCGACGAGTATGGTACCGCCACAGAGACCAAGGCCCTCGAGGAGAAGTGCTCTCCTAAAGAGATTTGTGACAA ATATCATTCAATACACAATGAGGTCTACAAATGGTTTCACATAAGTTTTGATATGTTTGGCCGCACATCCACTCCACAACATACTGAGATATGCCAGGCTATCTTTCAGAGACTATTGGTTAATGATTGCCTCTCTGAGAACACTATGCAACAG CTATTCTGTGAGATATGCCAGCGCTTCTTAGCTGACCGGCTTGTGGAAGGCAAGTGCCCCACACTGGGCTGCAACTATGAGTCTGCTCGTGGTGATCAATGTGAAAAATGTGGAAAGCTGTTGAACCCCACAGAATTAGTAGATCCTAAGTGCAAG GTGTGTGGCAGCACTCCACATTTTCGTGACACAAAGCATCTGTTCTTGGAGCTTTCTTTGCTGAGGGAGAGGCTAGAAGAATACATATGTACCATGTCTGATGCTGGATTTTGTAGTCAAAATGCAATTCAAGCTACGCGTGCGTGGCTCAAGGAAGGTTTGAAAGCTCGTTGTATAACGAGGGATCTTAAGTGGGGTGTTCCTGTGCCTCAAGAGAAGTTCAAGGACAAG GTCTTCTATGTGTGGTTTGATGCCCCCATTGGCTATATATCCATTACATCATGTTACACACCTCAATGGGAGAAATGGTGGAAAGATCCTGAAAACGTTGAGTTGTATCAGTTCATGGGCAAGGACAATGTACCATTCCACACA GTTATGTTTCCGTCAACCCTTCTTGGAACTGGTGAAAAGTGGACGATGGTGAAGACAATAAGTGCTACAGAGTATCTGAACTATGAATCAG GGAAGTTTTCCAAAAGTAAAGGCATTGGAATATTTGGCAATGATGTGAAGGATACTAACATACCTGCTGAAGTATGGAGGTACTACTTGCTTACCAATAGACCTGAG GTATCGGACACTTTGTTCACGTGGACAGACTTGCAGTCTAAACTAAACAATGAGTTGTTAAATAACTTGGGGAATTTTACCAATCGTGTGTTGACTTTCATTGCCAAACCAACAG GATTGGGATATAATTCCATCATTCCTGATGCATCAGATCCAGAATCACATTTGCTAACAAAACCTTTTGCTGTGAAAGTCAGTAAATTTGTCGAACAATATGTTGAGGCCATGGAAAAG GTTAAACTAAAATTAGGCCTCAAAATTGCTATGAGCCTTTCTGATGAAGGAAATGCATACTTGCAA GAAAGTGAATTCTGGAAGCTTTTCAAGACAGATTTAGTTTCATGCTCGATAGTGATGAGGACCTCAGTTGGAGTAGTTTATCTTCTAGCATCTATTATGGAACCTTTTATGCCATCTTTTTCTACTGAA ATTTTGAAGCAACTCAATTTAGAGCCTGGAAGTTATCTCTCTTTCAATGCTGTGGAAGGCAATGTTGACTGGGCAAGACCTTGGGATTTTTTACCTTCTGGTCACAGAATCGGGAAACCTGAGCCCCTGTTTAGGGAGCTG AAAGATGAAGTTGTGGAATATCTGAGGGAGAAATTTGCCGGAAGGCAAGCTGCTAGAGGTGATACTGACGGCAATGACATCATTGATCAACTTAAAAGCACAAGAGTTTCAG GAAATGAAGAGAAACAGCAGGAGACTCCTGCACACAATAATGATACAAAACCAAAAGCCCATGATACTGATATGTTCATCTCCAGACTTGATTTTCGAGTGGGTATTATTAAGAAAGTATGGGAACATCCCAATGCAGATTCTCTTTATGTGGAAGAGATTGATGTGGGTGAAGAGTCTAGTAGGACAGCAGTCAGTGGTCTCGTTAACCACGTGCCTATGGAGCAAATGCAG GATCGAAAAGTATGTGTGCTCTGTAATTTGAAGCCAGTGAACAAGCGGGGTATAAAATCACATGCGATGGTTTTGGCTGCATTCAATTATGATCACAGCAAG GTGGAATTGGTGGATCCTCCGGCGTTGGCTGTAGTTGGGGAGCGAGTGACCTTCCCAGGGTTCTCTGGCAAACCAGACACTGTAATAAATCCAAAGAGCAAGCTCTGGGAGAAGGTGCAAACATATCTGCACACGAATTCAGACCTTGTCGCTTGTTACAATACTGTTCCTTTCACAACATCCGCTGGAGTTTGCAAGGTTTCCTCAATACTAAATGGTGATATCATGTAG
- the LOC120277499 gene encoding stress-associated endoplasmic reticulum protein 2-like, whose protein sequence is MTTSRRLADRKVAKFQKNITKRGSVPETVVKKGNDYPVGPILIGFFIFVVIGSSLFQIIRTAMSGGMA, encoded by the exons ATG ACAACTTCAAGACGCCTTGCAGACCGGAAGGTGGCTAAGTTTCAGAAAAACATCACTAAGAGAGGATCAGTCCCTGAGACAGTAGTGAAGAAAGGGAATGATTACCCTGTTGGCCCAATACTTAtcggtttcttcatctttgtggTCATCGGATCAT CTCTCTTTCAAATTATCAGGACGGCCATGAGTGGTGGGATGGCTTGA
- the LOC120277497 gene encoding CASP-like protein 2B1: MSLGVGVSPGNVAVHHGVGSLKSMDRKVKVAEVALRCLILVLGVLVASLVATDTQVKKIFSIEKKAKFTEMKALVFLVIANGIAAGYSLIQAIRCVVSAVKGSVLFSKPLAWVIFSFDQVLAYVCLAAVAAAAQSAVLGEFGQTELEWMSICNMYGKFCNQVGEGIVVALVVSISMVSISCLSAFNLFRLYGKNKGTAGDI; encoded by the exons ATGAGCTTAGGAGTTGGAGTGAGTCCAGGAAATGTGGCTGTGCATCATGGTGTTGGAAGCTTAAAGTCAATGGATAGGAAGGTGAAGGTAGCTGAGGTGGCCCTCAGGTGTCTCATACTGGTACTAGGAGTGCTTGTGGCTTCTCTTGTTGCCACTGACACCCAAGTAAAGAAGATCTTCTCCATTGAAAAGAAGGCCAAGTTCACTGAAATGAAGGCATTAGT GTTCCTAGTGATAGCCAATGGGATAGCAGCTGGCTACAGTTTGATCCAGGCTATTCGCTGTGTTGTGAGTGCAGTGAAAGGGAGTGTGCTCTTCAGTAAGCCATTAGCTTGGGTTATCTTCTCCTTTGATCag GTGCTGGCTTATGTATGCTTGGCTGCAGTGGCGGCGGCGGCACAATCGGCGGTGCTGGGGGAGTTTGGGCAAACAGAGCTGGAGTGGATGAGCATATGCAACATGTATGGCAAGTTCTGCAACCAAGTTGGAGAAGGTATTGTTGTTGCACTTGTGGTGAGTATCAGCATGGTCTCCATTTCTTGTCTCTCTGCCTTCAACTTGTTTCGTTTGTATGGGAAAAACAAAGGCACAGCTGGTGACATTTGA
- the LOC120277498 gene encoding transmembrane protein 256 homolog, whose protein sequence is MDPMVWHKVAAISGMAALGLGTFGAHLFRPQNPSYKEVWQTASLYHLVHTAALVAAPITKHPNIFGGLLTTGILAFSGTCYTVAYLEDRKYSTLAPFGGFAFIGAWASLLF, encoded by the exons ATGGATCCCATGGTATGGCACAAGGTCGCTGCAATCTCTG GCATGGCTGCTCTTGGTCTGGGGACTTTTGGTGCCCATTTATTCAGACCACAAAACCCTAGTTACAAAGAG GTGTGGCAAACTGCATCCTTGTACCATTTGGTTCACACCGCAGCGTTGGTGGCAGCTCCAATCACCAAACACCCTAACATCTTCGGTGGCTTGTTGACCACTGGGATTTTAGCATTTTCGGGCAC GTGCTACACTGTGGCATATCTCGAGGACCGGAAGTACTCTACATTAGCACCATTCGGTGGTTTTGCATTCATTGGCGCCTGGGCAAGCCTACTGTTCTAA